DNA from Thalassoroseus pseudoceratinae:
CAATAGGCAAAGCCCGATAACGGACAGTAAGAATTTTCGGGAAAGCTCCATCTGCCTGCTCTTCCGTGATTGTGGGCAAACTTTCACAACAGCATATGTTTGGAGTTATCGTCCTTTACTCGAGCAGGATGAATCAACACGGTTACGCTCAACGAATCTTTCGCACAGCTCAAACGGCTTATGACGGTTATCACAATAACGAGGCAGGGGTCGATACCATTGAGACGCCTATTCGCCCCCGCCCAATCATCCCAAAACTAGACTTTGCCGATTATCCTGACGAGGCGATTCATGGGCGATCCTGACGATGGATGGCACCTCGAAGGCATCTTGCGTGCTTGATTCCGTAGAGGTCGAGTTACCCCTGTGTCCGTTGGAAGACAGCACCAAATCGCCGGGGGTCGGGAAGTTCTTCGGGCATGAACTCACGGCCTGCAGTGAACTCGGAGACATCCACAAACGCACCGTGGTTCTCGCTGGATTCGTAAGCCGCCATCAGGACGGCCATGGTGTCCCATGCCAAGAGCGGACCAGATTGCGGAGTCCGATCGGCTTCCAAGGCACAATCGACCGCGTCGTTCATCTCGCTGACGTAACCATGAGCGTCGAACTGATGTGGCCGAGGAAAACTCGTGCCCTGCGGCGTTGGGAGTTTCTCCCGCAGAAGCAAATCACCAGCCGCTTCCGCCTGCGGTAAGAACAGTTCGTGTTCGTTGTTTGGATTCACCCGCATGTCGTACTGACCGAAATCTGCAATCACCGACACTTCGTTCTTGATGCCGCTGATACTCAAATCATGCCCGATCACCTCGGCCACGGTTTGGTCGTCAAACACGACGGTCACTCGTCCGAAGTCATCCACATTCTGCATGACGCGGAAGTGCTCTCCGGCAGATTCCGGTTGGTGTTTCAGCACTTGCAGAGCGACGGCCGAGACTTTCAGCGGTCGGATCGGTCGACCATCACGGAGAATGCCCTCAGCCTGCTTGAGATACAAACAAGGTCCAAGCGGATGACAAGCCTTGTTGAACAGCGCACCTCCACCCGACTTAGCAGGCGTGTCGTATGCCGGCGCATGCGATCCTTGATGAGCACAAACGCCCCGCTGGTAAAGTAGCTTCCCTTTGTCGACCGACTGGGCTTCGATCATCAGTTCGACCAAACCCTTGACGCCGTCCAGGTAAACGAAGTCTTCGGCGTAGAGAAGTTTCGATCCACCCGCTCGGACGGCGTCGAGGACTTCAGCGAGGTACGCCATCGACTCGTGTTTTCGGGTCTTGGCGTCAGCAGACCGGCCCTCGCGGTATCCCGGCCAGACAACCGGTGGCTTCTCCAACACGATGACCGGCACACCGGACTTTGCCGCCTCAATCACGTACTGGCCATGAGCGAAATTCGCGCAGGCGACGTTGTCGATGTCCGGCCGGACAGTCGCGAGCATCTTGTCATGATCTTCATAAACGCTCGTGACTCGATGAGTCTCGGCAAACCGCTCGGCGTTCTCCCGTCGCCCCGACGTCACCCCGGCAAGTTCAATCGTGGCACCGTTCTTGTGGGGAATCATGCTGTAGACCCGAGCCGTGTAATCACCGGCAAAGCCAGTTCCGTTGATGGTCACTTTCAGCTTACGTTGCGTCATTGGTTCTTCTCATCGGTTCAGTTGTTGTTCGTTCGATGAATCGGTTTTATACAAGAATCGGTACATTTGCGGTACTACACCGTACTCGCAATAAGTCGCCCTCAGGTTATAATGATCGCGATCGTTCCCTCCTCAGAATAGATTCCTGCCATGAAAAACCAATCGAAAAAACTTGTTGCCCTTGCGGTGATTCTCGTTCCGATCGTCGCCATCAGTCTCTACGCTCAACGCGGACCGAGAGGTGGCGGCGGAGCTTCGTTGTCTGAACCGTTTCGGGGAATTGCCGCGGGAGATGAAATCGAAAAGGGACTCTTCAAGATTGAATCGACAGGTGTGAGCACCAAACCGGTTGTCGATGCGGCGAATGCCTTCTTGGACGGTCTGACCGAACAACAACGAAAACGAACGACGTTTCCCGTTGACGACTCGGAATGGCGAAAATGGGACAACAGACACTCGCCGAAACGGCAGGGTGTCGGTTTCGATGAGATGAATGAAGACCAACGCACGTTGGCGTTCGATTTGATGCGTGAGAGTCTCAGTGCCAAAGGGTTGAAACTGTCGAAAGACATTATGAAGCTGAACGGAACTCTGGCGGAACTTGCTAACAACTACGACGAATACGGCGAGTGGCTGTATTGGATTACGGTGATGGGTGAACCGTCAGAAACCGAGCCGTGGGGATGGCAAATTGACGGTCATCACCTCGTCATTAACTACTTTGTGCTGGGTGACCAAGTCGTGATGTCGCCGGTGTTCATTGGTAGCGAGCCGATTCATGCAAAGAGTGGCAAGTTCGAAGGCACAATCATCATGCAGGACGAGCAAAATGCCGGGCTCGAATTCATGCAGTCACTTAACAAATCTCAGCAGATGGAAGCGACGATCACCGACGCCAAAAGCGGGACTAACAACCTGACCGAGGCGTACAAGGACAATGTCAACCTCGACTACGCTGGAATACCCGCCTCCAAGTTGGACGAAAAGCAACAAGCAGCCTTATTGGATCTGATTGGGCAATACGTCGGCAACATGCGGAGAGGCCACGCGAAAGTCAAAATGAGTGAAGTGAAGAAGCACCTCGATCGAACCTATTTTGGATGGATCGGTGATGTTTCCGACGATGCCGTGTTCTATTACCGAATTCACAGCCCCGTCGTTCTCATCGAGTTTGACCACCAACGTCGTGTCGCTCCCTTCCGCACTCGTAAACCGACTCGCGATCACATTCATGCTGTGATCCGCACACCGAACGGAAACGACTACGGAAAAGACCTATTGCGGCAACATATCGAGCATGACCACCCCCACTAACGCACAATCAGGCTTGCATCATTCGGCTCACGCTCGAAGTTAATTTTCAGAGCCAAAGGTTCCCGACTAACCACGATTCCAGTCAGACAAAGCTCTTAACGTGCTCAAGCGTCGCGTCAAGAGTCCCCTGGAATGGATAAGGCTGACTGCATCCAACGTGTAACGACTCGCACGATCGAAGACTGATACTCGCCTTCCACCCGCATGAGTCTTCGATTCGTTATCATTCTGATGCGCACACTGGTCGACCAAGGCTTCGCCCAGCGAAATCGCGTCATTGATCTTGAGCGATCAATCCGGTCGATACGACTGCCGAAAACATCGACCACGCGTAGGCAGACGGGCACGATTGTCGCACGGACACGCGCCAACTCTGAAAAGAGTGGTCTGTGACTCCGATCAATTAATGCACGCAGGTTCCCAGCAGTCCCTGTGCGTCCCGCCGCATGTCCTGGTGCGAACAGGGCAGAGAAGTGAATCGCCTCTTGCATCCGGTCTCGACAACGACTTGACAAACTGGACAAGAATGTCGATATTCATTCATATCCAGCAAAAGATGCACATCAAATACATCTTTAAGCACTGATAACGTCACCATCAGTAGGATAGCTCATGGATTGAGCGAGCAGGATTTTGTTGAGTCGCAGCAAATCATCAATCACTCGGAACTTCGCGAGAGTTTCAGTAGCTGTTTCGTTTGAACCTCTGTTTTGTTGAAAGGTGAACAATGAAGAAGTCGCTCGTTACTGGAAGCCTAATCGCAGTGATTATCGCCGCCGTCGCATTCAACCTTCCCGGTCAGGAAAATGTTCCTTCGGCTAAGGAAAGTTCCGCACAAAAGGAGGGCAAAAGGAACGCTGGTCAAAAGCCACGCAAAGCAGCTGTCAAACGGACTCGCGAAGTTGTCAAAGCTCTTGATGACATCTACAAACGAACGATCGTTCTCATTACCGACAAATACGTGCATGACACGGACGACTTCGCGGCCGGAAGTGCGGCAGTGCTCCTGTTTAAACAAATCAGTACAAGTGAGTTTCAGGACGTACGATTGATCGATGCCACGGGCGAACCTTATGAAGATGCGAATGTCGCCAAGAGTGAGTTCGAGAAGCAAGGCCTCAAAGCTCTTAAGGACGGTAAGTCCTATTATGAAAAAGTTGCGATGAAAGATGGGAAGCCCTACCTTCAAGCTCTGACGCCAGTTCCCGTGGTCTTGGATAAGTGCATTATGTGCCATCCACATTACGAAGACGCGAAGAAGAACAACGAAATTATTGGAGCAATCAGCTATGAATTGCCCATCAAGTAGTTCGATTCATGGGCAATGCTAGGTATCAACTCTGGATTTACGAACGTATGTACTCGCGGCTATAAAGTGTCAAGAAGTCATGCGACATCCGCAGGCGAGATTCTCTGCGGAAGGTCAAACATGCCAGACAACTAGATTGCATAGATCGCTGGACATAGTCGCGACGCTAGTTTCCATCTCAACTGAGGACGCACTTGTATGAAACAACACCCGTCACAAGAATTCGGTGTCATGTTAGCCCGATTGCTGGGAATTGTGTTTGTCGCGGGAACATGGTCTGCCAGTGCGTCCGCTCAGATGGAGTTTGAACACGAGCCGATTAGTTACAGTAAAACATCACCGCACGATGCTGTCACAGACCTACAAGCGAAGATTGACCGTGGCGATGTGAAACTGCAATTCGACAATCAACATGGGTACCTCAAGTCGATCCTGGAAGAATTAAAGATTAAGCCTTCGTCGCAAGTGCTGGTTCATTCGCAAACGAGTTTTCAACTTCGCCGAATTTCGCCGCGTCGTCCTCGGGCACTCTATTTTAATGATGAGTCGTACGTCGGTTGGGTCCAGGGCGGTGACGTCATCGAGATCATGTCGACCGACCCCCAATTGGGACAGGTCTTTTATACGCTGTATCAAGAACAAACCGACCATCCCCAACTACTACGCGATCAAGGCCAATGCATGATCTGCCACTCCTCCGCACGGACACAACGCGTGCCTGGGGGACTAGTGCGATCGGTGTTCGTTAACGCGGGGGGTCAACCTCATTACGGCTCAGGAACATTCAACACAGACCACTCCAGCCCGTTCGAGGAGCGTTGGGGAGGATGGTATGTGACCGGAACACATGGCGAGATGCGACATATGGGCAATGTGATTTCCAAGAGTCGAAACGACCCGGAAAACATTGACCGTGAAGCTGGCGCGAACGTGCTAGACTTGTCCGATCGGCTGAACGTCAAGCCTTATCTCACACCACATAGTGACATCGTGGCACTAATGGTGCTGGAACATCAAACTCAGATGCAGAATTTCATGACAGCCGCGAACTATGAAAATCGCCGTGCTGTTCATCACGATAATATTATGAATGCTGCGTTAGATCGTTCACCGGATTACCGAAGTGAGTCGACTGAGCGACGGATCAAATCTAAGGGAGACAAACTCCTGCGATACATGCTCTTCGCAGAAGAGTTTCCATTAACATCACCCGTCAAAGGAAGCACAACGTTTGCTCAAGACTTTCAGTCGAAGGGGCCCCGGGACAAGCAAGGCCGTTCGTTACGCGACTTTGATTTGAAGACGCGATTGTTCAAATACCCTTGCAGCTATTTAATCTATTCACCTACCTTCGACGGTTTGCCACGCGAAGTCAAAGCATATGTCACGACGAGACTTCACGACATTTTGACAGGCAAAGACGAGAGTGACGAATACTCTCACCTCTCACCCGACATCCGTAAGGCAATTCTGGAGATTCTCAACGACACCAAGCCTGGGCTTTGGGAGAAATCATCTACAAATTGAGTCGATGGAAGTCTCAGAACAAGTCGGAGCCGACGAGCAAAAACACCGCGGCTTGGAAACCACGATCGATAAATGGGAAAGATGCTTGGGTAAACTTAGTCACGCAGAGTTCACCCAAGCCATGTCATGACTCACGCTTATTCGTAGATGCCGAAGCCCTTCAACTACGCTCGTTGGCGACGATTCGGTTTCGACTTCGAGTTCTTTTTTCGTTGCCCGTTCTGTTCATATACGCGTGCTGGCGGCGAACCGGACATCCGCGATAGTTGGAGTTTGCGACCGGCAATGAAAATGTTTTGAAGAGTTTTCACAACACCTTGCGGCAGCCCCACTGGCAGATCGACGGTGCTGAATTCATCGAAGATCTTGATCTTGCCAATACCGTCGCTACGGATTCCCGCTTCGTTAGCAATCGCACCGACGATGTTCTTCGGTTGGACGCGGTGGTTTCGGCCGACTTCAATTCGGTAGGTTTCCATCTCAATGTCAGACCGGCGATCTCGTTTTCGAGAGCGATTCCGACCATCGTCCGAATGCCGTTGGTCTTTCGCGAAGCTAGCCTGATTGATCTTATCCTTGACTAACAGAGGAACATCCCCATTGGCCAGGATTGCCATTGCGGCGGCTAGCGAATCGTATGCAACGTCATTGTCACGCTGATACTGCTCTACAATCGACTGATAAAGTTCCATCTCGCTCGATTCCAGGGCTTTTGTAATCCGCTCATGGAACCGGGCAATCCGCTTCTTGTTGATGACGCGGTTGGAGGGAAGTTCCATCTGCTCGATTGGTTGCCGAGTGGCTTTTTCAAGCCGCTTGAGCGAGTACCGTTCGCGAGGATGCACAAACAGAATTGCGTCGCCACTTCGACCCGCTCGACCAGTTCGGCCGATTCGATGCACATACGATTCACTGTCGTGCGGCAAGTCGTAGTTGATGACATGGCTGATGCGTTCGACATCGAGTCCTCGTGCCGCCACATCGGTGGCTACGATCACGTCGATTCTGCCCGACCGCAAACTCTCGACGATTCGTTCACGTTGATTCTGCGGAATGTCACCATTCAGGGCGGCGGTTTTCAGCCCCGCTTCCGACAGAAACTCAGCCAGCGATCCTGTGGTGTTTCGCGTTTTGACAAAGACAATCACCCCTTCGACGGGTTCTGCTTCGAGAATGCGAGACAACGCAAATTGCTTTTCGCGGGGCGTCGTCACGATGTACCGCTGACGGATTGTGTCGGCGGTCGCCGTCTCCTGCTCGATGGTGATTTCGGTCGGTTCTTTTAGATGCTTCTTGGCAATGTGCCGGATCGGACCTGGCATCGTGGCCGAGAATAACGCCATTTGCCGTTTTTCGGGAACGTGGCTAAGAACCCATTCGACATCTTCTGCAAATCCCATCCGCAGCATTTCATCGGCTTCGTCCAGCACGAAGCAGCGGAGATCGTCAAGCTTCAGCGTGCCGCGTCGCATGTGGTCCATCACACGCCCGGGAGTTCCTACCACGACCTGTGGTCCCTGTTTCAATTTTCGCAACTGGATTTGATAATCCTGTCCGCCGAAAATCGGGAGAACATTCAGCTGGCGAGTGCCGCCAGAGTACTTCTCGAAAGCCCCGGCGACTTGAATCGCCAACTCGCGTGTCGGTGCGAGAACTAAGACTTGCGGGTACTTCGCCGATAAATCGATCCGATCGAGCAACGGAAGTGCAAACGCAGCCGTCTTGCCGGTGCCGGTCTGTGCTTGGCCGAGAACATCCTCACCGTGCAATAGTGGCGGAATTGCCTGGGCCTGAATCGGCGTTGGCGATGTGTAACCATACCCTTCGACAATCTCGACAAGGCCCTCACTCAGACCGAGAGAACCAAAACCCGAAGGTTCGGTGTTCGCTGTCGATTCGTTCTCGTGCGTCTGATCGGTTTCACATTCTTCGGGTGACGCAGTGTCAATGTCGGACAGAATCATCAATTTTCCTGGATACTCATGGCAGACCATTGGAACAGACGATTGCCGCAGAAAATCGTCGTCGGGGACAAGAATCCCGCTGAAGCTGGAGCAAAATCCAGCTTGTGAATTGTTCAAATGGAGTTTGACCTGGAGGGAACTCGCGGACGCACAAGGGTGCAAGCGATGGCTATCATCAAGCGATAGGCGTTAGCCCGGCAATCCCAGTTGCCATAGCCACTTGCGAAACATGATCGAACGCGTCAGGTACTGTTCAGGAAACGGTGGGCGAGGAGTTGTTTGCCCAGCGGGGTTGGAATCTGAATCGAGCCGGCTGTGATTCAATCATTTTTCTCATAGTAACATACACGCCGGAAGTTTGCGAGGACCCTGAAAACAACTTTCGTGGAATTCATATTAGGCCTTTCGAAATGTTTCCCGTCCTAAACTGCCGAAATGCTTGTTTTCAACACATATCGGTTATACGGTGTTTGCCGGTCGTGCGTTGCCGACGTGTTGATTGGGCAAGAAATTTACACCGGACAAGTAGTCGAGGAACGAATTTATGGGACGCGGCCTGCACTGGATCGACTGGCTCATCATTTTTCTCTACGCCACGCTGACCATCCTGCTGGGGTGGTTCTACAGCCGTCGCCAGAAATCGACGGAAGACTACTTCGTGGGTAGCGGGGAAATGAACCCGCTGTTTGTTGGTGTGTCGCTGTTCGCCACGTTGCTGAGCACGATTTCCTACTTGTCGATGCCAGGCGAAGCAGCTGGGAAAGGCCCCGTCACCCTGCTGGGTCTGCTCACGTACCCGCTGATCTTCTTTATCGTGGGTTACGGATTCATCCCGATCTATATGCGTCAACGGGCGACGAGTGCCTACGAACTCCTCGAGCAGCGACTTGGGCTCAGCATACGCCTGCTCGGTGCCACCATGTTTCTTGTGCTCCGGCTCGTTTGGATGATGCTATTGGTGTACCTGGCCGCCAACGCGATGACGGTGATGCTGGGAGCCGATTACTGGGTCATCAATACCGAGACTTGGTCCGTCGTGGCGGGGCAATTCAATGATGCGGATCCGTCTACGATGTTGCCAGGACTCTATCGATGGGAAGCATCCGAGCTTCGAATTGCCGCGGTCCCGGTAATTGTGATTGTTACGGGCATCGTTTCCGTAACTTATACAACTCTCGGCGGTCTGCGGGCCGTGGTCATGACGGATTTCATGCAGACCGTTCTACTCTTTGGTGGAGCGTTGTTGGTTTTGGCCACTGTGACGTGGAACGTGGGCGGTCTAAGTTGGATCCCAACGCAGTGGCACGAGAACTGGGACTCGCAACCGCTGTTCAGCACGGACCCACGGACCCGAGTCACGATCGTCGGCACGTTTCTGAGCATCTTGACGTGGTACGTCGCCACATCGGCGGGCGATCAAACGTCGGTCCAACGATTTATGGCGACCCGCGACGCATCGACCGCGAGACGAGCATTGATGACTCAACTTTGGGTCGGAGCAACCGTGGTGTTCACTTTACATCTCGTGGGCATGGCCTTGCTGGCATTCTTTGAAACCAATCCATCCGCATTGCCGGATGGAATGGGACTCAAAACGGACGCAGACAAACTATTTCCGCGTTTCGTCTCTTTCGAACTCCCGATCGGTGTCTCTGGGTTTGTCGTGGCGGCGATGTTTGCGGCGGCGATGAGTAGTATCGACTCCGGTGTGAACTCCGTGACGGCAGTGGTAACGACTGACTTCCTCGACCGATTCGGGCGAAAGTCAGAATCCGAAAAAGGCAGTCTCCGGTCCGCGAAATTCCTGGCATTGACCATCGGCATTATCGTCGTCGTTGGCAGTACCTACATGAAGTACATTCCTGGCAACATCACGGCGGTGACAGCCAAAACAGCCAACTTGTTCACGTCCCCGATCTTTGCGTTGTTCTTTTTCGCGTTGTTCGTACGGTTCGCTCATCCGGTCGGTGTGTGGATTGCGACGATCTGCGGCACGGCGACAGCGGCCGCCATCGCGTTTTCCGGACCGCTCGTCGTATTTCTGGCAACATACGCCGACGTTGATCCCCAGGTGTTCGGCGTGGAATTGATGACACAAATCGATCCTGGTACCGGCGAAGAATTAGTCCGCTCCGCGGTGCGGGAAGTCAATCCCAAAACCGGGGTCGCCGAACTCGTCGCTCGAGACCCCGTTAGCTTTCAGTGGATCGGGCCAATTTCATTGCTCGTGAATTTGATGGTGGGAGTCAGCGTCAGTTGGTTGCTACCCCGTCGAAATCCAAATGCGAAGTCACCGAACACGGAAGCATAGGAAAGCCGTGAAAAGGTCGAGATTGGTGTCTACTTGGAGTAAAACCAAGCAACCGGCAGCGAACGGAAACGGCATGAGTATTGTCCCTTGCCCGGTCCACTCTCCCAGTAGCTCATGACGGCTCTATGGCCAACAAAAGTCAGGCTGGTATAGGAATATGTCCGCTGCGGGTTCGCTTCTAAATTATTCACGATCGTCCACGAATTCCCCTCATCACGGCTGATCGCGGCGGTCAGCGGCGTCCGTCTACCGCCATGCCCGGCGTTTTTGGTGTACGTGTTGTTCCAAATGAGCAGCAAGTCGCCAGTGGAGGGAATCCGCCGCAATGTGGCTGGGGCTTCGGGGCCTTGAACACCTAGCGACGTCATCTTGCTCCAGGTTTCGCCACCGTCTTCCGAGTAACTCTTGCCGACGAAGCCAAGTTGGTTCCGGACAAGCATCAATAAGCGACCGTCCTTCAGTTCGGCGACTTCCGGTTCCATCGCCCCACGTTTGGGTGCATCGACTTCACCTGTGCCTTTTCGCCAGGTGTGTCCGTTGTCATCGGAGAGATAACAGCGACAGACAAAGTGGTTCACCTTCTGCACATCCGGAGTGGAAGCGGCGGGGGCCAGCAATCGCCCGGACGACAGGACGGTGATCCGATCGTTATTGATCACATGATAGCCGTCGTCGGTCGTGACTGGGATGGGATCACGAAATGTCTCTGCTTCATCGGTCGAATGACGGACGAACATTTTGAGATCATCGTGGCTGTTCTTCTGGAGGTAGAACAGGCCAATTGAGCCGTCCGGAAGACGACGCAGCGTTACGCTCATCACGTTCATGCCGCCGGTGTTTTCCTGAAGAACTTTCTTCTCGCCCCATGTTCGCCCGCCATCAGACGATCGCCGCGCCACGATGTGGGCCTTCGCAAAATCGCTGCCACCGTCCTGAAACTCCGTAACCGCGAACAACAAATCCCCATTTCCCAACGCCACAATGGAACCTTCTGTGTAGCGAGGGTTCTTCGGTGTCGCCCGATACACGATTTGAGAAATGTCCTCTGTGACCTCCTGCGGCGGTGGCCCTGCGAGCATGAGCAGCGACTGTGCTGCACGATACGCAGCATCGGGGTGTTCATCGTCGAGCAAATCAACAAGCGAATCGGCAAGGCTCAGCGCCCGAGCATCACCGGCAAATGTGGCGGCGTACGTGCGGACGGCTCCGTCTTCATCTTTCAGGTTGGCAGCCAATGCAGCCAATCCTTCGTCGTCACCAAGGGTGGCAAGTGAATGATTGACATACGCCTTTAACAAGTCTTCTTGGCAACGCGGCAATTGTTTCTTCAACAATGGAACATCGCTGGAATCCCCAATACGTCCGAGAATCCAAACCGCGATTCGCAAGACGTTTGGGTCATCGTGATTGAGGGATTCTCGCAGATAGCTCATGGCCTGCGGATTCCCACATCTCCCTAAAGCTCCGGCGGCCATCAGTTTCTGCGGGATGTTCTGGTCTTGCTCAAACGCCTTCCGTAACGCTTTCCCATCGCCAATTTCGACCACTTTGTAAAGACTTTCGGCAGCATGCACGTGGCCATGCGGATCGTCACTGGACAGAATTTTCAACATGATATCTGCTTTGGCTCGGTCACCCGCTCGGACCAACTCGCGTGCGATTCCACAACGATGCTGGTCGTCTTTATCTGTCGCCAGTTTTGGCGTCAGAAATTCGATCACCTCCGCACCATGCCCGGCGAGCGTGAGTCCTTCGGCAGCGTGAATGGACGGCCAAAACTCCTCTCCACGCATTCCGACTCGAAGAACCTTCAGGCAGCGTTCACGAACCTGATCCGACAACACAATCCGGTCAGCATCCTCGCCATATGCGTGTGCCGAGACGGTCACAAACATCGCAGTCAATAGCAGTCGATATCTCATGACGATTTCTTTTCTAGGATGTCATTACCATGCGGTCCAGCCACCATCGACCAGTAGATTCTGGCCAGTGATATAGCTTCCTGCTCGACTCGCCAGTAACAGGGCAGCGCCTTTGAGTTCTTCCGGTTGGCCCATTCTGGCCATCGGACTTTTCTGTTTGAGTCGCTCGACCATTGCAGCCGGTGCCTTTTCGGACGGAAACGGCCCCGGACTGAGGCAGTTCACTCGCACGTTGTCTTTGGCCCAATAGACCGCAAGATGCCGAGTCATGTGAATAATGCCGCCCTTCAAAGTGTGATACTGAACCGGGCTGGCCGTGCAAATATCTTCATAGGCATCGGGGTAGGAGCCCACGACGCCATACATGGAACCAATCATCACGATCGCCCCAGCGACTCCACGCGACACCACATGATCACGCAGTTGCCGAGCCAGCAGAAAGTAGCCGGTTGCATTCTGAAGGTCTTCGGAAAATGCTTCGGCAGTGACATCCGTGACATCCATCGCATGCCCCTGCTGACCATTGTTGACCAACACATCGACTTGGCCTGCCGCTTCGACAGCTGCTGAAAATCCGTCGCTGATCGATTCTTCCGAAAGATGATCGAGCTCGACCCCGAAATGTGGCCCGTCACCCGACAGCGTTTCGGCGACAGCTTGTGCTCGCGAGAGTTCCCGACTTCCAGCGACCACCGTCGCCCCCGCTTCCGCGAAAGCCCGAGCCATCGACTGGCCGAGAAATCCAGTGGCCCCCGTGATCAGTACCGTCTGGCCCGTCATGTCGAAGAGTTGTTCAATCGTCGACTCGCTCATAGTTCTTCCCAGCCACCAGATTTCACGGAACGCAGCGTCGCCAAGTTCACCCGCAACGTCTGCAAGGCGTCTT
Protein-coding regions in this window:
- a CDS encoding Gfo/Idh/MocA family protein, translating into MTQRKLKVTINGTGFAGDYTARVYSMIPHKNGATIELAGVTSGRRENAERFAETHRVTSVYEDHDKMLATVRPDIDNVACANFAHGQYVIEAAKSGVPVIVLEKPPVVWPGYREGRSADAKTRKHESMAYLAEVLDAVRAGGSKLLYAEDFVYLDGVKGLVELMIEAQSVDKGKLLYQRGVCAHQGSHAPAYDTPAKSGGGALFNKACHPLGPCLYLKQAEGILRDGRPIRPLKVSAVALQVLKHQPESAGEHFRVMQNVDDFGRVTVVFDDQTVAEVIGHDLSISGIKNEVSVIADFGQYDMRVNPNNEHELFLPQAEAAGDLLLREKLPTPQGTSFPRPHQFDAHGYVSEMNDAVDCALEADRTPQSGPLLAWDTMAVLMAAYESSENHGAFVDVSEFTAGREFMPEELPDPRRFGAVFQRTQG
- a CDS encoding DUF3500 domain-containing protein gives rise to the protein MKNQSKKLVALAVILVPIVAISLYAQRGPRGGGGASLSEPFRGIAAGDEIEKGLFKIESTGVSTKPVVDAANAFLDGLTEQQRKRTTFPVDDSEWRKWDNRHSPKRQGVGFDEMNEDQRTLAFDLMRESLSAKGLKLSKDIMKLNGTLAELANNYDEYGEWLYWITVMGEPSETEPWGWQIDGHHLVINYFVLGDQVVMSPVFIGSEPIHAKSGKFEGTIIMQDEQNAGLEFMQSLNKSQQMEATITDAKSGTNNLTEAYKDNVNLDYAGIPASKLDEKQQAALLDLIGQYVGNMRRGHAKVKMSEVKKHLDRTYFGWIGDVSDDAVFYYRIHSPVVLIEFDHQRRVAPFRTRKPTRDHIHAVIRTPNGNDYGKDLLRQHIEHDHPH
- a CDS encoding c-type heme family protein; the protein is MKKSLVTGSLIAVIIAAVAFNLPGQENVPSAKESSAQKEGKRNAGQKPRKAAVKRTREVVKALDDIYKRTIVLITDKYVHDTDDFAAGSAAVLLFKQISTSEFQDVRLIDATGEPYEDANVAKSEFEKQGLKALKDGKSYYEKVAMKDGKPYLQALTPVPVVLDKCIMCHPHYEDAKKNNEIIGAISYELPIK
- a CDS encoding DEAD/DEAH box helicase, translating into MILSDIDTASPEECETDQTHENESTANTEPSGFGSLGLSEGLVEIVEGYGYTSPTPIQAQAIPPLLHGEDVLGQAQTGTGKTAAFALPLLDRIDLSAKYPQVLVLAPTRELAIQVAGAFEKYSGGTRQLNVLPIFGGQDYQIQLRKLKQGPQVVVGTPGRVMDHMRRGTLKLDDLRCFVLDEADEMLRMGFAEDVEWVLSHVPEKRQMALFSATMPGPIRHIAKKHLKEPTEITIEQETATADTIRQRYIVTTPREKQFALSRILEAEPVEGVIVFVKTRNTTGSLAEFLSEAGLKTAALNGDIPQNQRERIVESLRSGRIDVIVATDVAARGLDVERISHVINYDLPHDSESYVHRIGRTGRAGRSGDAILFVHPRERYSLKRLEKATRQPIEQMELPSNRVINKKRIARFHERITKALESSEMELYQSIVEQYQRDNDVAYDSLAAAMAILANGDVPLLVKDKINQASFAKDQRHSDDGRNRSRKRDRRSDIEMETYRIEVGRNHRVQPKNIVGAIANEAGIRSDGIGKIKIFDEFSTVDLPVGLPQGVVKTLQNIFIAGRKLQLSRMSGSPPARVYEQNGQRKKNSKSKPNRRQRA
- a CDS encoding sodium:solute symporter family transporter, with the protein product MGRGLHWIDWLIIFLYATLTILLGWFYSRRQKSTEDYFVGSGEMNPLFVGVSLFATLLSTISYLSMPGEAAGKGPVTLLGLLTYPLIFFIVGYGFIPIYMRQRATSAYELLEQRLGLSIRLLGATMFLVLRLVWMMLLVYLAANAMTVMLGADYWVINTETWSVVAGQFNDADPSTMLPGLYRWEASELRIAAVPVIVIVTGIVSVTYTTLGGLRAVVMTDFMQTVLLFGGALLVLATVTWNVGGLSWIPTQWHENWDSQPLFSTDPRTRVTIVGTFLSILTWYVATSAGDQTSVQRFMATRDASTARRALMTQLWVGATVVFTLHLVGMALLAFFETNPSALPDGMGLKTDADKLFPRFVSFELPIGVSGFVVAAMFAAAMSSIDSGVNSVTAVVTTDFLDRFGRKSESEKGSLRSAKFLALTIGIIVVVGSTYMKYIPGNITAVTAKTANLFTSPIFALFFFALFVRFAHPVGVWIATICGTATAAAIAFSGPLVVFLATYADVDPQVFGVELMTQIDPGTGEELVRSAVREVNPKTGVAELVARDPVSFQWIGPISLLVNLMVGVSVSWLLPRRNPNAKSPNTEA
- a CDS encoding exo-alpha-sialidase, giving the protein MRYRLLLTAMFVTVSAHAYGEDADRIVLSDQVRERCLKVLRVGMRGEEFWPSIHAAEGLTLAGHGAEVIEFLTPKLATDKDDQHRCGIARELVRAGDRAKADIMLKILSSDDPHGHVHAAESLYKVVEIGDGKALRKAFEQDQNIPQKLMAAGALGRCGNPQAMSYLRESLNHDDPNVLRIAVWILGRIGDSSDVPLLKKQLPRCQEDLLKAYVNHSLATLGDDEGLAALAANLKDEDGAVRTYAATFAGDARALSLADSLVDLLDDEHPDAAYRAAQSLLMLAGPPPQEVTEDISQIVYRATPKNPRYTEGSIVALGNGDLLFAVTEFQDGGSDFAKAHIVARRSSDGGRTWGEKKVLQENTGGMNVMSVTLRRLPDGSIGLFYLQKNSHDDLKMFVRHSTDEAETFRDPIPVTTDDGYHVINNDRITVLSSGRLLAPAASTPDVQKVNHFVCRCYLSDDNGHTWRKGTGEVDAPKRGAMEPEVAELKDGRLLMLVRNQLGFVGKSYSEDGGETWSKMTSLGVQGPEAPATLRRIPSTGDLLLIWNNTYTKNAGHGGRRTPLTAAISRDEGNSWTIVNNLEANPQRTYSYTSLTFVGHRAVMSYWESGPGKGQYSCRFRSLPVAWFYSK